One part of the Tenacibaculum sp. 190130A14a genome encodes these proteins:
- a CDS encoding nucleotide sugar dehydrogenase — translation MTSLPKLQDSLQLLESKYPFIAYKKSEFYHKLIKKEETIAVVGLGYVGLPLALNIAAKFRVTGFDINSKKINSLNNKIDPCKEIDFDEFENKDIQFTSTISDLKNAKVYIVAVPTPIDASKEPDLKPIKAATATIAQFLKKGDCVIYESTVYPGCTEEVCVPILERISDLKFNREFTVGYSPERINPGDTQRTFTKIKKIVSGSTPETLELVADIYETVVTAGVHKAPSIKVAESAKVVENVQRDVNISLMNELSKIFAVLDINTKDVLEAAGTKWNFHNYFPGLVGGHCIGVDPYYLISKARKNHYTPRLLQQAREVNESMVPHIANRIEYRLQNKKHLKDEFSILVKGITFKENVNDIRNSKTAELCLELQKRGFKVLIQDYLASSSEVKKRYGLEVNNNTAHKFDVIILAVDHENYKYLAYYDYLKNGTKDTLIFDIKGDKKDKFPEEVYMSL, via the coding sequence ATGACATCATTACCAAAACTACAAGACTCTCTACAATTATTAGAAAGCAAGTACCCGTTTATCGCATACAAAAAAAGTGAATTTTATCACAAACTAATTAAAAAAGAAGAAACCATTGCTGTGGTCGGTTTAGGCTACGTAGGACTACCTTTAGCTTTGAATATAGCAGCAAAATTTAGAGTAACAGGTTTTGATATTAACTCAAAAAAAATAAATAGCCTGAATAACAAAATTGATCCTTGTAAAGAAATTGACTTTGATGAGTTTGAAAACAAGGATATTCAGTTTACCTCAACTATAAGTGATTTAAAAAACGCTAAAGTTTATATTGTAGCTGTACCAACCCCTATAGATGCTTCAAAAGAGCCAGATTTAAAACCAATAAAAGCAGCTACTGCCACGATTGCACAATTCTTAAAGAAAGGAGACTGTGTCATTTACGAATCAACAGTTTATCCTGGCTGTACAGAGGAAGTTTGTGTGCCTATTTTAGAAAGAATTTCAGATCTTAAATTCAACAGAGAATTTACAGTAGGATATTCACCTGAGAGAATAAACCCTGGAGATACTCAAAGAACTTTTACTAAAATCAAAAAGATTGTCTCTGGAAGTACTCCTGAAACTTTAGAGTTAGTTGCCGATATATATGAAACTGTAGTAACAGCAGGTGTACATAAAGCTCCTAGCATTAAAGTTGCAGAATCAGCCAAAGTTGTTGAAAATGTACAACGTGATGTTAATATTAGTTTAATGAATGAACTGTCTAAAATATTTGCTGTATTAGATATTAATACAAAAGATGTTTTAGAAGCTGCAGGAACCAAATGGAATTTTCATAACTACTTCCCAGGATTGGTTGGTGGTCATTGTATAGGTGTGGATCCATACTATTTGATTAGTAAAGCTCGTAAAAACCATTACACCCCTAGATTACTTCAACAAGCCAGAGAAGTAAACGAAAGTATGGTTCCACACATTGCTAATAGAATTGAATATAGACTTCAAAATAAGAAACATTTGAAAGATGAATTTTCAATATTAGTGAAAGGAATCACTTTTAAAGAAAATGTGAATGACATTAGAAACTCTAAGACTGCTGAACTTTGCTTAGAATTACAAAAAAGAGGGTTCAAAGTTTTAATTCAAGACTATTTAGCAAGCTCTAGTGAAGTTAAAAAGAGATATGGGCTAGAAGTTAACAATAATACAGCTCATAAGTTTGATGTAATTATCCTAGCTGTTGATCATGAAAATTATAAATATTTAGCATACTATGATTATTTAAAAAACGGGACTAAAGACACCTTAATATTTGATATCAAAGGTGATAAAAAAGACAAATTTCCAGAAGAAGTTTATATGTCTCTCTAA